The proteins below are encoded in one region of Clostridia bacterium:
- a CDS encoding transporter substrate-binding domain-containing protein: MIKNNVKKAASIILVLVMLFTLAACSAKADSDAKTAEDQKVAGKLEQIKAKGKIVLGTSADYPPYEFHKEINGKDEIVGFDIDIAKAVAEELGVQLEIKDMKFDGLLAALVADDIDFIIAGMVPKEERKQSVDFSIPYYQAEQKMLIKTAAAEKIKTIADLKGLKIGAQKSTVQEDIAKTKIEASEVKSLSKITDLVLELKNDKIDGIVLVAPVAAAYAKQNQDLIVPDITFGKEDGVAVAVNKGNADLLEAIDKTLDKLMKDGSIDKFIGEATILSEQ, from the coding sequence ATGATAAAGAATAATGTAAAAAAGGCAGCTTCAATAATCCTTGTATTGGTGATGCTGTTCACACTTGCAGCCTGCAGCGCAAAAGCAGACAGTGATGCAAAGACTGCTGAAGATCAAAAAGTGGCAGGAAAATTGGAGCAAATAAAGGCAAAAGGGAAAATAGTGCTTGGTACGTCAGCTGATTATCCACCATATGAGTTTCACAAGGAAATCAATGGTAAGGATGAAATCGTAGGCTTTGATATTGATATTGCAAAAGCAGTGGCAGAAGAACTGGGGGTTCAGCTGGAGATAAAGGATATGAAGTTTGATGGACTATTGGCTGCGTTGGTAGCTGACGATATAGATTTCATAATTGCAGGTATGGTTCCTAAGGAAGAGAGAAAGCAGAGCGTGGACTTTTCTATTCCATACTATCAAGCAGAACAAAAGATGCTTATTAAGACTGCCGCTGCCGAGAAAATAAAAACAATTGCTGATCTGAAGGGACTGAAGATCGGAGCTCAGAAATCAACAGTGCAGGAAGATATTGCGAAAACAAAGATAGAAGCATCAGAAGTAAAGTCCTTAAGTAAAATAACAGATTTGGTATTAGAGTTGAAAAACGATAAAATTGATGGAATCGTATTAGTAGCTCCAGTAGCTGCAGCATATGCGAAACAGAACCAGGACCTGATTGTTCCTGATATCACCTTTGGCAAGGAAGACGGAGTCGCAGTGGCTGTGAACAAGGGGAATGCCGATTTACTGGAAGCTATAGATAAAACATTGGACAAATTAATGAAAGACGGCTCAATAGATAAGTTCATAGGGGAAGCAACAATACTGTCGGAACAGTAG
- the larA gene encoding nickel-dependent lactate racemase produces the protein MKYGREEVNIELQNGGFLGLIQSKGMVDIKPEEQVIMEALENPIGSKRLRDIVKRPEKVCIIISDTTRAWQKMDAYLPYIVEELNKAGIEDKNITFLCATGSHRPQTQEEHRTLLGEKLSHRFEVLEHNCRDEANLTRLGTTSFGTPVIVNKIAVESDHIILTGAIVFHDLVGWGGGKKSILPGISAYESIMANHSLSLNPQKGEGTNPLVRCGNVLNNPVHMDMLEAAAFVKPSFLFNVIIDENGNIGKAVAGDYLKAHEAGRQMVDEIDSAYIEEKADMIVVSAGGFPKDINLYQASKALINAKEAVNEGGVIILLAECIEGFGGEEVQWIIEEFSENIGRERALREAYTVEKYTGYLIAEIAENFNVILVSSLEPETLKNTSITVTATVMEALDIARQLKGDSITTYFMPCGANTLPRPLYLRADDMK, from the coding sequence ATGAAATATGGCAGGGAAGAAGTAAATATTGAGCTCCAAAATGGCGGTTTTCTTGGTTTGATACAGAGCAAAGGCATGGTAGATATAAAGCCGGAAGAACAGGTCATTATGGAAGCCCTTGAGAATCCTATCGGAAGTAAAAGGCTGAGGGATATTGTCAAGCGGCCGGAGAAGGTATGTATAATAATATCTGATACAACCCGTGCGTGGCAGAAGATGGACGCATATTTGCCTTATATAGTTGAAGAGCTGAATAAGGCAGGCATTGAAGATAAGAACATTACTTTCCTATGTGCTACCGGCTCTCACAGACCACAGACTCAGGAAGAGCACAGGACTCTTTTGGGAGAGAAACTGTCTCATCGTTTTGAAGTGCTTGAGCATAACTGCAGGGACGAAGCTAACTTGACAAGGTTGGGCACAACGAGCTTCGGCACCCCCGTTATAGTGAACAAGATTGCTGTGGAAAGCGACCATATTATTTTGACCGGAGCAATTGTATTTCATGATTTGGTCGGGTGGGGAGGAGGAAAAAAGTCCATATTGCCGGGCATAAGTGCATACGAGAGCATTATGGCTAATCATTCCTTGTCTCTTAACCCTCAAAAAGGGGAGGGTACGAATCCTCTTGTGCGGTGTGGAAATGTTTTGAACAACCCTGTGCATATGGATATGCTTGAGGCGGCTGCCTTTGTTAAACCTAGCTTCTTATTCAATGTAATCATTGATGAGAATGGGAATATAGGAAAGGCAGTGGCAGGAGATTATTTAAAAGCCCACGAAGCTGGGCGGCAAATGGTGGATGAAATCGATAGCGCTTACATAGAAGAAAAAGCTGATATGATTGTGGTTTCGGCTGGGGGATTCCCGAAGGATATAAATTTGTACCAGGCTTCAAAGGCTTTGATCAATGCAAAGGAAGCAGTAAATGAAGGTGGAGTGATTATACTTCTGGCTGAATGCATTGAGGGTTTTGGAGGCGAAGAAGTACAATGGATTATTGAAGAGTTCAGCGAGAACATCGGTAGAGAAAGAGCTTTGAGAGAAGCTTATACCGTGGAGAAATATACAGGATATTTGATTGCTGAGATCGCAGAAAATTTCAATGTGATTCTGGTATCCTCACTGGAGCCCGAGACGTTGAAAAATACAAGTATTACGGTGACAGCCACTGTTATGGAAGCGTTGGATATTGCCAGGCAGCTAAAGGGGGACAGCATAACGACATACTTCATGCCATGCGGTGCAAACACCCTGCCCAGGCCATTATACCTTAGGGCGGATGATATGAAATGA
- a CDS encoding RQC domain-containing protein, with protein sequence MDEFYKYILLSLVSELNGERGKAFFISLLRGSKQKKVLYMLNKKSLWGYYNLLGLLSRSSVEAMYDELIESKVLQIKNNRLTDGFLYPLLHLDQAAKQFLDEKDSEFSDRLKEVFESNIKIIDISRLMLDLTGQPDSLPDAV encoded by the coding sequence GTGGATGAATTCTATAAATACATATTGCTGTCTCTTGTATCCGAACTGAACGGCGAGAGGGGAAAGGCATTTTTCATCAGTCTGCTCCGAGGTTCCAAGCAGAAAAAAGTTTTATATATGCTGAACAAGAAATCCTTGTGGGGTTATTATAATTTGTTAGGCTTGCTGAGCAGGAGCAGTGTAGAAGCAATGTATGATGAGCTGATAGAAAGCAAAGTCCTGCAAATAAAAAATAACAGGCTGACGGATGGGTTTCTTTATCCCTTGCTTCATCTGGACCAAGCCGCGAAACAGTTCTTGGATGAGAAGGATAGTGAGTTCAGCGATAGGTTGAAGGAGGTTTTTGAATCAAACATCAAAATTATAGATATAAGCAGGCTGATGCTGGATTTGACGGGGCAGCCGGATTCTTTGCCTGATGCAGTATAA
- a CDS encoding DUF368 domain-containing protein, producing the protein MDKSKSVKASETTMRFLSDFIKGLFIGIGAVAPGVSGGALAVIFGIYEKITDAIANVFKDFRKKVVFFFPLALGGAVGVLAFSRIMKYLFRYYDVQVKYLFIGLMIGTLPSVLKQANKKGFKRVYIIPCIIAFGVTLLAIALENGGININPEVKPGILHLAAYGAIIGIGTIVPGISASFVLMYIGAYQVVLEGIADIDLAVLVPVGIGFVVSIILFAKLISLLFKRIYGYTYYAVLGFVMGSIIAIFPGVAFSSKYLISIFIFAAGFYLSLTLSNYMKEE; encoded by the coding sequence ATGGATAAAAGTAAAAGCGTAAAGGCGAGTGAGACAACAATGAGATTTTTATCTGATTTTATTAAAGGATTATTTATAGGTATTGGAGCAGTTGCCCCTGGCGTAAGCGGGGGGGCTCTTGCGGTAATATTCGGAATATATGAAAAAATAACAGATGCCATCGCAAATGTTTTTAAGGATTTTAGAAAAAAAGTAGTTTTCTTTTTTCCCTTAGCTCTTGGGGGTGCCGTTGGAGTACTTGCTTTCAGCAGGATTATGAAATATCTTTTTCGTTACTATGATGTACAGGTTAAGTACCTTTTTATAGGGCTCATGATTGGAACACTTCCCTCTGTACTTAAACAAGCTAACAAGAAAGGCTTCAAAAGGGTTTATATAATACCTTGCATTATCGCATTTGGTGTGACTTTACTGGCCATAGCGCTGGAGAATGGTGGTATTAATATTAATCCGGAGGTAAAGCCGGGGATACTGCATCTTGCTGCATACGGTGCCATCATAGGCATCGGGACAATAGTGCCTGGTATAAGTGCCTCATTTGTGCTGATGTATATCGGAGCATATCAAGTAGTACTTGAAGGAATTGCAGATATTGATCTGGCAGTTCTTGTGCCTGTTGGAATTGGATTTGTAGTGAGCATTATTTTGTTTGCCAAGCTGATAAGCCTGCTTTTCAAGAGAATTTACGGATATACATATTATGCCGTGCTGGGTTTTGTAATGGGCTCAATTATAGCAATATTCCCAGGGGTGGCCTTCAGTTCCAAATATTTGATCAGCATATTCATTTTTGCTGCAGGATTTTACTTGTCCCTTACTTTAAGCAACTATATGAAAGAAGAATAG
- a CDS encoding nitroreductase family protein, whose amino-acid sequence MDFLQLAKKRYFVRSYQPKMVEEEKLLKILEAGRVAPTGANRQPHRLIVVREASGLERLKKAANVYGAPLAIIVCADHNISWKRHYDKKDIADIDAAIVTDHMMLEATELALGTLWICHFNPEVLKKEFNIPENVEPFNILAMGYAAGAAESPDRHDELRLPLEDFVFNESYK is encoded by the coding sequence ATGGATTTCTTACAGCTTGCGAAAAAAAGATACTTTGTAAGGAGCTACCAACCAAAGATGGTTGAGGAAGAAAAGCTTTTGAAAATATTGGAGGCGGGAAGGGTAGCACCTACAGGAGCTAATAGGCAGCCCCACAGACTGATTGTCGTTCGGGAAGCGTCAGGTTTGGAAAGACTGAAAAAAGCAGCCAATGTATATGGGGCTCCCTTGGCTATCATAGTGTGTGCAGATCATAATATCTCTTGGAAAAGGCATTATGATAAAAAAGATATAGCTGACATAGATGCTGCTATTGTGACTGATCATATGATGCTTGAAGCTACAGAGTTGGCCTTGGGAACACTGTGGATATGTCATTTTAATCCAGAGGTACTCAAGAAGGAGTTTAATATCCCTGAGAACGTTGAGCCGTTTAATATTCTAGCCATGGGCTATGCTGCTGGAGCTGCTGAATCACCGGATAGACATGACGAACTAAGATTGCCTCTTGAAGATTTTGTGTTTAATGAATCGTATAAATAA
- a CDS encoding HPr family phosphocarrier protein gives MKSEKVTIINETGLHARPASIFVNMAAKFKSELMVQKGEKQVNAKSILAVLSLGISKGTEITISAQGPDEEEAVSKLVELIQLKFNE, from the coding sequence ATGAAATCAGAGAAGGTTACAATAATAAATGAAACCGGACTGCATGCAAGACCAGCATCAATATTCGTCAATATGGCAGCGAAATTCAAATCTGAACTGATGGTACAGAAAGGGGAAAAACAGGTTAACGCAAAATCAATACTGGCTGTGTTGTCCCTGGGTATATCCAAAGGAACAGAAATTACAATTTCAGCGCAGGGACCTGACGAAGAAGAAGCTGTAAGCAAGCTTGTGGAACTAATTCAACTGAAATTTAACGAATAA
- the ptsP gene encoding phosphoenolpyruvate--protein phosphotransferase: protein MYKGIAGSEGIAAGRAYVYKNEQAEIDKASISAESITVELNRLDEGIRNSKAQLEELKVRVAAELDEGKAQIFEAHMMMLEDPEFVDAIKTAIKTDLANAAYAVLKTADFYISIFENIEDAYMRERAADIKDISSRLIRNIAGVSLQGLSGIGAPVIVVAHDLTPSDTALMNKHLVLGFTTDIGGGTSHTAIMARSLGIPAVLGMGDISRKISDGDYVIIDGLEGLVIINPDNEQQAEYKQKIREYREYRENLENQAYLPAVTIDGRRVEIAGNIGTPEDIDSVRTNGGDGVGLFRTEFLYMNRNALPTEEEQYDEYRKAAVGLEGKPIIIRTLDIGGDKKLSYLPLPEEMNPFLGWRAIRICLERKDIFKTQLRAILRASISGNILIMFPMISGVGEVREAKKVLEEAKTELRSENIRFDENIKVGIMVEIPSAAMTADVIAKEVDFFSIGTNDLCQYSLAVDRMNPKVSKLYQPLHPGILRLIKNVIDESHKHGKFTGMCGEMAGSIEACVILLGLGLDEFSMSAVSIPVIKNIVRKISCEKAEVIAEHALAMETPEEVLEYSREILKQLNVELV, encoded by the coding sequence ATATATAAGGGTATTGCCGGTTCGGAAGGAATTGCAGCCGGAAGAGCTTATGTATATAAGAATGAACAGGCTGAGATAGATAAGGCAAGCATATCAGCAGAGTCTATAACGGTTGAATTGAACAGGCTGGATGAGGGAATAAGGAATAGCAAAGCACAGCTTGAAGAGCTTAAGGTGAGGGTTGCTGCAGAGCTTGATGAGGGAAAAGCCCAAATATTCGAGGCACATATGATGATGCTGGAGGATCCTGAGTTTGTTGACGCTATCAAGACAGCAATAAAAACCGATCTGGCAAATGCTGCATATGCCGTCTTGAAGACTGCAGATTTTTATATTTCGATATTCGAGAATATAGAGGATGCTTATATGAGGGAAAGAGCTGCCGATATTAAGGATATAAGCAGCAGACTGATAAGAAATATTGCAGGGGTATCCTTACAGGGTTTGAGTGGGATAGGAGCCCCGGTTATTGTAGTGGCCCATGACCTTACACCCTCTGACACAGCATTGATGAACAAGCACCTTGTACTGGGTTTTACAACTGATATAGGGGGCGGCACCTCACATACTGCAATAATGGCAAGAAGTCTGGGAATCCCGGCGGTTCTCGGAATGGGGGATATTAGCAGGAAAATCAGCGACGGCGATTATGTAATAATTGACGGTCTTGAAGGTTTGGTAATAATAAACCCTGACAATGAGCAGCAAGCTGAATACAAACAGAAAATCAGAGAATATAGAGAATATAGGGAGAACCTTGAAAACCAGGCTTATTTACCTGCGGTCACCATTGATGGAAGAAGAGTAGAAATTGCTGGCAACATCGGGACTCCAGAGGACATTGACAGTGTCAGAACAAATGGAGGAGATGGAGTCGGGCTTTTCCGAACTGAATTTTTATATATGAACAGGAATGCTCTTCCCACTGAGGAGGAGCAGTACGATGAATACAGAAAGGCTGCGGTTGGACTTGAAGGCAAGCCTATTATAATAAGAACTCTGGATATAGGGGGAGATAAGAAACTGAGCTATCTTCCGCTGCCTGAAGAAATGAATCCGTTCCTGGGGTGGAGAGCTATTAGAATCTGCCTGGAGAGGAAGGATATTTTCAAAACACAGCTTAGAGCCATACTTAGAGCGAGCATATCAGGTAATATTCTTATCATGTTTCCTATGATTTCTGGGGTTGGGGAAGTAAGGGAAGCAAAGAAAGTGCTTGAGGAGGCCAAGACTGAGCTAAGAAGTGAGAACATAAGATTTGATGAAAATATAAAGGTTGGTATAATGGTAGAAATACCATCGGCTGCCATGACGGCGGATGTAATTGCTAAAGAGGTGGATTTTTTCAGCATAGGAACCAACGACTTGTGTCAATATTCATTGGCAGTAGACAGGATGAATCCGAAGGTGTCAAAGCTGTATCAACCGCTGCATCCGGGAATACTGAGGCTCATAAAGAATGTTATAGATGAATCCCACAAGCATGGTAAGTTTACCGGAATGTGCGGGGAGATGGCAGGGAGCATTGAGGCATGCGTCATACTCCTTGGACTTGGACTTGACGAGTTCAGTATGAGTGCTGTATCAATACCGGTGATTAAAAATATCGTAAGGAAAATCAGTTGCGAAAAGGCTGAAGTAATTGCAGAGCATGCACTTGCCATGGAAACACCGGAAGAGGTGCTGGAGTATTCACGAGAGATTTTAAAGCAGCTTAATGTCGAACTCGTTTAG
- a CDS encoding zinc-binding dehydrogenase: MKTRAVRLYGENDLRLETFELPEIKEDEILVEIISDSVCMSTYKAAILGKKHKRVPKDVSENPIIVGHEFSGNIIKVGSKWKNKFKEGSKFAQQPALNYKGTMWSPGYSYMYFGGDATYNIIPQEVMEIGCLLNYEGETYYEASLAEPMSCIIGAFHANYHTDMGNYVHKMGIAEGGRMALLAAAGPMGLGAVDYALHCDRRPGLLVVTDIDDDRIERAKKIFTQEEAQNCGVELMFVNTAKIADVTGYLKSLTGGVGYDDVLVFAPVKAVFEQGDSILARDGCLNFFAGPTNTDLSAELNLYNIHYASTHVMGTTGGNTEDLIESLKLTEKKFINPAVMVTHIGGLDSVADTVLNLPKIPGGKKLIYTHIEMELTAINDFEKKGKDNPHFTKLAEIVNRNKGLWCAEAERYLLENWK, translated from the coding sequence ATGAAAACAAGAGCAGTAAGATTATATGGAGAAAACGATTTGCGGTTGGAAACTTTCGAGCTGCCGGAAATAAAGGAAGATGAAATACTTGTAGAGATAATTTCTGATAGTGTTTGCATGTCGACGTACAAGGCTGCGATATTGGGAAAAAAACATAAAAGGGTACCGAAGGACGTTTCGGAGAACCCGATAATTGTGGGACACGAATTTTCCGGCAATATAATCAAAGTCGGTTCCAAATGGAAGAATAAATTCAAAGAAGGAAGCAAATTTGCACAGCAGCCTGCTTTGAACTACAAAGGAACAATGTGGTCTCCGGGCTACTCTTATATGTATTTCGGAGGAGATGCCACATATAACATCATACCGCAGGAGGTCATGGAGATAGGCTGTCTGCTGAACTATGAGGGAGAAACCTATTATGAGGCATCCTTGGCAGAACCCATGTCCTGTATAATTGGCGCTTTTCATGCAAATTACCATACAGATATGGGCAATTATGTACACAAGATGGGAATAGCTGAAGGCGGCAGGATGGCATTGCTGGCAGCAGCCGGACCAATGGGGCTGGGGGCTGTAGACTACGCGCTGCATTGTGATAGAAGGCCTGGCCTTTTAGTTGTGACGGATATAGACGATGACAGAATAGAGCGGGCAAAAAAAATATTTACACAAGAGGAAGCACAAAATTGCGGTGTAGAGCTGATGTTTGTAAATACTGCGAAAATTGCTGATGTCACTGGCTATCTTAAATCATTGACCGGTGGAGTGGGGTATGACGATGTACTTGTCTTTGCACCTGTGAAGGCTGTTTTTGAGCAAGGAGACAGTATTCTTGCCAGGGATGGCTGCTTGAATTTCTTTGCCGGACCGACAAATACGGACCTTTCAGCAGAATTGAACCTTTACAATATACACTATGCCTCTACTCATGTAATGGGCACTACAGGGGGGAACACAGAGGATCTTATAGAATCCTTGAAGCTTACAGAGAAGAAGTTTATAAACCCCGCTGTAATGGTTACGCATATTGGAGGCTTGGACTCAGTTGCCGATACAGTCCTGAACCTGCCAAAGATTCCGGGGGGGAAAAAGCTCATATACACTCATATTGAAATGGAGCTGACAGCTATTAACGATTTTGAAAAAAAGGGTAAAGACAACCCTCATTTTACAAAGCTCGCAGAAATAGTAAACCGAAATAAAGGCCTATGGTGCGCCGAAGCCGAGAGATATCTGCTTGAAAACTGGAAATAA
- the pfkB gene encoding 1-phosphofructokinase — protein MIKTVTMNPAVDKTVEIVNFRVGAVNRISSLKLDAGGKGINVSKTIKALDGSSLATGILAGKTGEYIKSYLDQMGVDNDFTFVKGETRTNVKVVDRLNHTNTDINEPGIIDITQEDLSSLERSIFDRMGKDDILVLSGSVPSNVSSGIYREWTERAGKSGVKVLLDADGELLREGIKARPCLVKPNINELERLLSRKLANIDEVAYAAKSLLDTGIEIIAVSLGADGAVFVKKDKAIYAEGLTVDVRSTVGAGDAMVASLALAFIRDYTFEKAVTLSVATAAANVASSGTQPPRLEDVLRYESQVRLNSLK, from the coding sequence ATGATAAAAACAGTAACTATGAATCCTGCTGTAGATAAAACTGTTGAGATTGTTAATTTTAGGGTTGGTGCCGTTAATAGGATTTCATCCTTAAAACTTGATGCAGGGGGAAAAGGCATCAACGTCTCAAAGACTATAAAGGCATTGGACGGCAGCAGTCTGGCAACAGGAATTCTTGCGGGCAAAACCGGTGAATACATAAAGAGCTATCTTGATCAAATGGGAGTGGACAATGATTTCACTTTTGTAAAGGGAGAGACGAGAACCAATGTAAAGGTAGTTGACAGATTGAACCACACCAATACTGACATAAATGAGCCAGGTATTATTGATATTACTCAGGAGGATTTGAGTTCCCTTGAGAGGAGTATTTTCGACCGCATGGGTAAGGATGATATTCTGGTATTATCCGGAAGTGTACCTTCCAATGTCTCATCGGGCATTTATAGAGAATGGACCGAGAGAGCTGGAAAATCTGGTGTCAAAGTTTTACTTGATGCGGACGGAGAGCTGCTGAGGGAAGGCATAAAAGCAAGACCCTGCTTAGTAAAGCCTAATATTAACGAACTGGAAAGATTATTAAGCAGGAAGCTTGCGAATATAGATGAGGTTGCTTACGCAGCAAAGAGCCTGCTTGATACTGGGATAGAGATAATTGCTGTTTCTCTGGGAGCTGATGGGGCTGTATTTGTGAAAAAGGATAAAGCCATATATGCCGAGGGGCTTACGGTGGATGTCAGAAGCACAGTGGGGGCAGGGGATGCAATGGTCGCGTCCCTGGCGCTTGCATTTATTCGAGATTATACCTTTGAAAAGGCTGTAACTCTATCTGTTGCGACAGCAGCAGCAAATGTAGCCAGCTCCGGTACTCAGCCCCCAAGACTGGAGGATGTGCTCAGGTATGAAAGTCAGGTGCGTTTAAATTCCTTGAAATAA
- a CDS encoding PTS sugar transporter subunit IIA — MNNLILNEENILLNTAAEGKYDAIERAGRLLADNGYVAIEYVEGMKKREDEITTYIGNGIAIPHGTSEYIKHIRKSGIVVVQYPEGVDFGAGNVAFILIGIAGQNDEHLEILSAIALVCSDEQNVDKLRNACTKEEIISILTEGDV; from the coding sequence ATGAACAATCTAATATTGAATGAAGAAAACATATTGCTGAACACTGCAGCAGAGGGTAAATACGATGCTATTGAAAGAGCTGGAAGACTGCTGGCAGATAACGGATATGTAGCTATAGAATATGTAGAGGGTATGAAAAAAAGAGAAGACGAGATAACAACGTACATCGGAAATGGAATAGCAATTCCCCACGGGACATCTGAATATATTAAGCATATAAGGAAATCTGGGATTGTTGTTGTGCAGTATCCGGAAGGAGTAGATTTCGGAGCTGGGAATGTTGCGTTTATACTGATTGGGATTGCAGGGCAAAACGATGAGCATTTGGAAATATTGTCTGCTATTGCACTTGTGTGCTCGGATGAGCAAAATGTTGATAAGCTTCGAAACGCCTGCACCAAGGAGGAAATCATATCAATACTGACAGAGGGTGATGTGTAG
- a CDS encoding BglG family transcription antiterminator, with product MDSFTVRQKFILNNLIEKGPLTTKGLSQQIDVSERTILREVSSINDWLKQYSLRISDIGGKLHLSGSPEQLDMILKLFGGVPLLWMLTQEQRQVLITAQLLLSREPIKSAYFSCQFNVVEGTIIFYLDKIESWLRTKNLKLIRRRGYGLEIIGSGWNKRNAFAELLYNYKSISELLAFLYEDNNDYSLHAFFSVTFGEKLVSNVKGMLKKLYSESNMLKANDVDYFSTFIHLLLAIERTRSGMPIELPDYLIKDTLSMNEFSFIKDIENVLDENGIKLPDSELAYLAIHLTEDNNIYTDDKVPKELGFDLEDSIREIIHITGKRLNIAIECDNQLIVGLRQHINPALYRLTMGLEVRNPIINEIKEYYSDLFDAVDYACRLVFSKYNLIIPANEVGYVTMHIGAAIERQHGFESRMRVLVICPNGMSTAKILFGKLKSKFPEIDIIDICSLREMDEKIKEDYDIVLSTVQVSKKPDSGIIMISPFLPNKDIEKVSAMIKSKAGENSKLKKNVSVNFDDDVAETEVDFIAADNMLKNFKLKTIASEDIQSTIKEVVRELFESNVIAEREMVEKQIKKREEKGSVVIPGSHVALVHIRTQEIDEPFVGVFRLEHFIEMKSAGFSIENVDTILVMLARKSESDYILEALGKISASLVEENSFINVLRFGDIKDIRNEIVEIINREESR from the coding sequence ATGGATAGTTTTACCGTCAGGCAAAAGTTCATATTGAATAATCTGATTGAGAAAGGCCCTTTAACTACCAAGGGCCTCTCTCAGCAGATTGATGTAAGCGAGCGCACCATACTTAGGGAGGTGTCCTCTATTAATGATTGGCTGAAGCAGTACAGCCTACGTATCTCGGATATCGGAGGCAAGCTTCATTTAAGCGGAAGCCCGGAACAACTGGATATGATTCTAAAGCTTTTCGGGGGAGTACCCCTTTTGTGGATGCTTACCCAGGAGCAAAGACAGGTACTGATAACAGCTCAGCTTCTGCTATCTAGAGAACCTATAAAATCAGCATATTTCAGCTGCCAATTCAATGTAGTGGAAGGCACCATAATTTTTTATCTTGATAAAATTGAAAGCTGGCTTAGGACTAAGAATTTGAAGCTCATAAGAAGAAGAGGGTATGGCTTGGAAATTATCGGTTCCGGTTGGAATAAGAGAAATGCATTTGCCGAGCTTCTTTACAATTATAAGTCTATAAGCGAGCTTCTGGCGTTTTTGTATGAAGACAACAATGATTATTCACTCCATGCCTTTTTCAGTGTTACATTTGGTGAAAAACTTGTTTCTAATGTGAAAGGTATGCTGAAAAAACTGTATTCTGAAAGCAATATGCTGAAGGCCAACGATGTGGACTATTTCAGCACTTTTATTCATTTGCTGCTTGCAATTGAGAGAACTCGGAGCGGTATGCCTATCGAGCTTCCTGATTATCTCATAAAAGACACATTATCGATGAATGAGTTTTCCTTTATAAAGGACATTGAAAATGTACTTGATGAAAACGGAATCAAGCTTCCTGACAGTGAACTTGCTTATCTTGCAATTCACCTGACGGAAGATAACAATATATATACAGATGACAAGGTACCCAAAGAATTAGGCTTCGACCTTGAGGATTCCATCAGGGAAATCATACATATTACAGGAAAAAGGCTGAATATAGCAATAGAGTGTGACAATCAGCTGATAGTCGGACTTAGACAACATATTAACCCTGCGTTGTATAGACTGACGATGGGGTTGGAGGTAAGGAATCCTATAATCAATGAGATAAAAGAGTATTACAGTGATTTATTTGACGCTGTAGATTATGCATGCAGGCTTGTTTTTTCAAAGTATAACCTGATTATTCCGGCTAATGAAGTAGGTTATGTAACTATGCATATCGGTGCGGCAATAGAAAGGCAACATGGCTTTGAGAGCAGAATGCGGGTATTGGTTATTTGCCCTAATGGCATGAGCACAGCTAAGATATTGTTTGGTAAGCTAAAAAGCAAGTTTCCAGAGATAGATATAATAGATATATGCTCTCTGCGGGAAATGGATGAAAAGATCAAAGAGGACTATGACATTGTTCTGTCAACTGTTCAGGTCAGTAAGAAGCCGGATAGCGGGATAATTATGATATCACCATTTCTGCCGAACAAGGATATTGAGAAGGTAAGCGCGATGATTAAAAGCAAAGCGGGGGAAAACAGCAAGCTGAAGAAGAATGTGTCTGTGAATTTCGACGATGATGTAGCAGAGACAGAAGTGGATTTCATTGCAGCAGACAATATGCTGAAGAATTTCAAACTAAAGACCATTGCTTCCGAAGATATTCAAAGCACAATAAAGGAAGTTGTGCGTGAGCTTTTTGAATCCAATGTCATTGCAGAAAGAGAGATGGTAGAGAAACAAATAAAAAAGAGAGAAGAAAAGGGCAGTGTTGTAATTCCGGGAAGCCATGTGGCCTTGGTTCACATCAGGACACAAGAAATCGATGAGCCATTTGTTGGAGTATTCAGGCTAGAGCATTTTATAGAAATGAAAAGCGCCGGGTTTTCCATAGAAAATGTTGATACCATTTTAGTTATGCTTGCGAGGAAGAGTGAAAGCGATTATATATTGGAAGCCCTGGGAAAAATCAGTGCATCCCTTGTAGAAGAAAATAGCTTTATAAATGTTCTAAGATTTGGTGATATAAAGGACATAAGAAATGAAATTGTAGAAATAATCAACAGGGAGGAAAGTAGATGA